A window of the Pungitius pungitius chromosome 3, fPunPun2.1, whole genome shotgun sequence genome harbors these coding sequences:
- the dhrs13a.3 gene encoding dehydrogenase/reductase SDR family member 13a.3, whose translation MSALLWLVAGALLFYILLYYSVFKGATFSSSVKLNGKTIIVTGSHTGIGKVTALDLAKRGARVILACRNKDKAEAAAFDIRTESGNNQVVFMQLDLASLKSVRCFAETFLKTEPRLDILINNADVIGPGRTEDGFGMALGVNHLGHFLLTNLLLEKLQQCCPSRVVTVAALLHRFGTANFPMLSSKKDSVSSQSTWHNFRAYCNSKLFNVLFTRELANQLEGTGVTCYSLYPGVISTELCRSMSLWLQLLVMPFAKLFFLDPEGGSQTTVYCALQEGIESLSGRYFSSCALQQVGAKGRDDALARKLWELSERLTGLS comes from the exons ATGTCTGCGCTGCTTTGGCTCGTTGCAGGAGcccttttattttacattctaCTCTATTACAGTGTGTTCAAGGGAGCTACGTTCTCCAGCTCAGTGAAGCTGAATGGGAAGACGATCATTGTTACAG GAAGCCACACTGGTATCGGCAAAGTCACGGCTCTAGATCTGGCAAAGAGAGGAGCCAGGGTGATCCTGGCCTGCCGCAACAAGGACAAAGCTGAGGCTGCTGCTTTCGACATCCGGACA GAGAGTGGGAACAATCAGGTGGTGTTCATGCAGTTGGATCTTGCAAGTTTAAAGTCTGTTCGCTGCTTTGCTGAAACCTTCCTGAAAACTGAACCCAGACTGGACATCCTTATCAACAATGCAG ATGTGATAGGTCCAGGACGCACTGAAGATGGTTTTGGCATGGCCCTCGGAGTCAACCACCTGGGTCACTTTCTGCTGACCAACCTTCTCCTGGAGAAACTGCAGCAGTGTTGCCCCAGTCGTGTGGTTACCGTGGCAGCACTTCTGCACCGCTTCGGCACCGCCAACTTCCCCATGCTGTCTTCCAAGAAGGACTCTGTGTCTAGTCAGTCAACCTGGCACAACTTTCGAGCCTACTGCAACAGCAAGCTGTTCAATGTACTCTTCACCAGGGAGCTGGCCAACCAGCTGGAGGGTACCGGTGTCACCTGCTACAGCCTTTACCCAG GAGTCATCAGCACAGAACTGTGTCGTAGTATGAGCCTGTGGCTGCAGCTGCTTGTGATGCCCTTTGCCAAGCTCTTCTTCCTGGACCCTGAGGGGGGATCCCAGACTACCGTGTACTGTGCACTGCAGGAGGGCATTGAGTCTCTCAGCGGACGTTACTTCTCGAGCTGTGCACTGCAACAAGTGGGAGCCAAGGGAAGAGATGACGCCCTGGCAAGGAAGCTGTGGGAATTGAGCGAGAGGTTAACCGGTTTATCATAG